The following coding sequences lie in one Nycticebus coucang isolate mNycCou1 chromosome 18, mNycCou1.pri, whole genome shotgun sequence genomic window:
- the SLC16A3 gene encoding monocarboxylate transporter 4 isoform X1, with translation MLRNWWTLHIKFFLSKKLIHQWWGGHTGWTEPPQVSGHQPSTTGLGEASLAMGGAVVDEGPTGVKAPDGGWGWAVLFGCFIITGFSYAFPKAVSVFFKELMHEFDIGYRHTAWISSILLAMLYGTGPLCSVCVNRFGCRPVMLVGGLLASLGMVAASFCRSIVQVYLSTGVVTGLGLALNFQPSLIMLNRYFNKRRPMANGLAAAGSPVFLCALSPLGQVLQDHYGWRGGFLILGGLLLNCCVCAALMRPLRTSQPGGGPGPRRPSRHLLDLSVFRDRGFVLYAVATSIMVLGLFVPPVFVVSYAKDLKVPDTQAAFLLTILGFIDIFARPTAGFLTGLAKVRPYSIYLFSFAMFFNGFTDLTGSTASDYSGLVVFCIFFGISYGMVGALQFEVLMAIVGTHKFSSAIGLVLLLEAVAVLIGPPSGGELLDATHTYKYVFILAGAEVLTSSLVLLLGNRFCIRKRPREPRPEVAAEEEELQKPRADRDAEVDSREVEHFLKAEPEKNGEVVHTPETSV, from the exons ATGCTACGGAATTGGTGGACATTACATATCaagttttttctttccaaaaagctgATTCACCAGTGGTGGGGAGGCCACACAGGCTGGACTGAACCGCCCCAGGTCTCAGGACATCAGCCGAGCACAACTGGCCTTG gTGAGGCGAGCCTGGCCATGGGAGGAGCCGTGGTTGACGAAGGTCCCACGGGTGTCAAGGCCCCGGATGGGGGTTGGGGCTGGGCTGTCCTCTTCGGCTGTTTCATCATCACAGGCTTCTCCTACGCCTTCCCTAAGGCCGTCAGTGTCTTCTTCAAGGAACTCATGCACGAGTTTGACATTGGCTACAGGCACACGGCCTGGATCTCCTCCATCCTGCTAGCCATGCTCTACGGGACAG GCCCACTCTGCAGCGTGTGTGTGAACCGCTTTGGCTGCCGGCCCGTCATGCTGGTGGGCGGCCTCTTAGCATCCCTGGGCATGGTGGCCGCGTCCTTCTGCAGGAGCATCGTTCAGGTCTACCTTAGCACCGGGGTTGTCACTG GCTTGGGTTTGGCCCTCAACTTCCAGCCCTCGCTCATCATGCTCAACCGTTACTTTAACAAGCGGCGCCCCATGGCCAATGGGCTGGCAGCAGCAGGCAGCCCTGTGTTCCTGTGTGCGCTGTCCCCACTGGGCCAGGTGCTTCAGGACCACTACGGCTGGCGGGGAGGCTTCCTCATTCTGGGCGGCCTGCTGCTCAATTGCTGTGTGTGCGCTGCGCTCATGAGGCCCCTCAGGACATCCCAGCCAGGCGGGGGGCCGGGGCCCCGAAGGCCCTCACGGCACCTGCTGGACCTGAGCGTCTTCCGGGATCGTGGCTTCGTCCTCTATGCAGTGGCCACTTCCATCATGGTGCTGGGCCTCTTCGTGCCACCTGTATTTGTGGTGAGCTATGCCAAAGACCTGAAAGTCCCAGACACGCAGGCTGCGTTCCTGCTCACCATCCTTGGCTTCATTGACATCTTTGCGAGGCCCACCGCTGGCTTCCTCACCGGGCTTGCGAAGGTTCGGCCCTATTCTATCTACCTCTTCAGCTTTGCCATGTTCTTCAATGGCTTCACCGACCTCACAGGCTCCACGGCCAGTGACTACAGCGGCCTAGTTGTCTTCTGCATCTTCTTCGGCATCTCCTATGGCATGGTGGGGGCCCTGCAATTTGAGGTGCTCATGGCCATTGTGGGCACCCACAAGTTCTCCAGCGCCATTGGCCTGGTGCTGCTGCTGGAGGCAGTGGCAGTGCTCATCGGCCCCCCCTCAGGAG GTGAGCTCCTGGACGCCACACACACCTACAAGTATGTGTTCATCCTGGCGGGGGCCGAGGTGCTCACTTCCTCCCTGGTGTTGCTGCTGGGCAACCGCTTCTGCATCAGGAAGAGGCCCAGGGAGCCTCGACCGGAGGTGGCTGCAGAGGAGGAGGAGCTCCAGAAGCCCCGGGCTGACAGAGATGCGGAGGTGGACTCTCGCGAAGTGGAGCACTTCCTGAAAGCAGAGCCCGAGAAGAACGGGGAGGTTGTGCACACCCCGGAAACAAGCGTGTGA
- the SLC16A3 gene encoding monocarboxylate transporter 4 isoform X2, translating to MGGAVVDEGPTGVKAPDGGWGWAVLFGCFIITGFSYAFPKAVSVFFKELMHEFDIGYRHTAWISSILLAMLYGTGPLCSVCVNRFGCRPVMLVGGLLASLGMVAASFCRSIVQVYLSTGVVTGLGLALNFQPSLIMLNRYFNKRRPMANGLAAAGSPVFLCALSPLGQVLQDHYGWRGGFLILGGLLLNCCVCAALMRPLRTSQPGGGPGPRRPSRHLLDLSVFRDRGFVLYAVATSIMVLGLFVPPVFVVSYAKDLKVPDTQAAFLLTILGFIDIFARPTAGFLTGLAKVRPYSIYLFSFAMFFNGFTDLTGSTASDYSGLVVFCIFFGISYGMVGALQFEVLMAIVGTHKFSSAIGLVLLLEAVAVLIGPPSGGELLDATHTYKYVFILAGAEVLTSSLVLLLGNRFCIRKRPREPRPEVAAEEEELQKPRADRDAEVDSREVEHFLKAEPEKNGEVVHTPETSV from the exons ATGGGAGGAGCCGTGGTTGACGAAGGTCCCACGGGTGTCAAGGCCCCGGATGGGGGTTGGGGCTGGGCTGTCCTCTTCGGCTGTTTCATCATCACAGGCTTCTCCTACGCCTTCCCTAAGGCCGTCAGTGTCTTCTTCAAGGAACTCATGCACGAGTTTGACATTGGCTACAGGCACACGGCCTGGATCTCCTCCATCCTGCTAGCCATGCTCTACGGGACAG GCCCACTCTGCAGCGTGTGTGTGAACCGCTTTGGCTGCCGGCCCGTCATGCTGGTGGGCGGCCTCTTAGCATCCCTGGGCATGGTGGCCGCGTCCTTCTGCAGGAGCATCGTTCAGGTCTACCTTAGCACCGGGGTTGTCACTG GCTTGGGTTTGGCCCTCAACTTCCAGCCCTCGCTCATCATGCTCAACCGTTACTTTAACAAGCGGCGCCCCATGGCCAATGGGCTGGCAGCAGCAGGCAGCCCTGTGTTCCTGTGTGCGCTGTCCCCACTGGGCCAGGTGCTTCAGGACCACTACGGCTGGCGGGGAGGCTTCCTCATTCTGGGCGGCCTGCTGCTCAATTGCTGTGTGTGCGCTGCGCTCATGAGGCCCCTCAGGACATCCCAGCCAGGCGGGGGGCCGGGGCCCCGAAGGCCCTCACGGCACCTGCTGGACCTGAGCGTCTTCCGGGATCGTGGCTTCGTCCTCTATGCAGTGGCCACTTCCATCATGGTGCTGGGCCTCTTCGTGCCACCTGTATTTGTGGTGAGCTATGCCAAAGACCTGAAAGTCCCAGACACGCAGGCTGCGTTCCTGCTCACCATCCTTGGCTTCATTGACATCTTTGCGAGGCCCACCGCTGGCTTCCTCACCGGGCTTGCGAAGGTTCGGCCCTATTCTATCTACCTCTTCAGCTTTGCCATGTTCTTCAATGGCTTCACCGACCTCACAGGCTCCACGGCCAGTGACTACAGCGGCCTAGTTGTCTTCTGCATCTTCTTCGGCATCTCCTATGGCATGGTGGGGGCCCTGCAATTTGAGGTGCTCATGGCCATTGTGGGCACCCACAAGTTCTCCAGCGCCATTGGCCTGGTGCTGCTGCTGGAGGCAGTGGCAGTGCTCATCGGCCCCCCCTCAGGAG GTGAGCTCCTGGACGCCACACACACCTACAAGTATGTGTTCATCCTGGCGGGGGCCGAGGTGCTCACTTCCTCCCTGGTGTTGCTGCTGGGCAACCGCTTCTGCATCAGGAAGAGGCCCAGGGAGCCTCGACCGGAGGTGGCTGCAGAGGAGGAGGAGCTCCAGAAGCCCCGGGCTGACAGAGATGCGGAGGTGGACTCTCGCGAAGTGGAGCACTTCCTGAAAGCAGAGCCCGAGAAGAACGGGGAGGTTGTGCACACCCCGGAAACAAGCGTGTGA
- the CSNK1D gene encoding casein kinase I isoform X1: MELRVGNRYRLGRKIGSGSFGDIYLGTDIAAAEEVAIKLECVKTKHPQLHIESKIYKMMQGGVGIPTIRWCGAEGDYNVMVMELLGPSLEDLFNFCSRKFSLKTVLLLADQMISRIEYIHSKNFIHRDVKPDNFLMGLGKKGNLVYIIDFGLAKKYRDARTHQHIPYRENKNLTGTARYASINTHLGIEQSRRDDLESLGYVLMYFNLGSLPWQGLKAATKRQKYERISEKKMSTPIEVLCKGYPSEFATYLNFCRSLRFDDKPDYSYLRQLFRNLFHRQGFSYDYVFDWNMLKFGASRAADDTERERRDREERLRHSRNPATRGLPSTASGRLRGTQEVAPPTPLTPTSHTANTSPRPVSGMERERKVSMRLHRGAPVNISSSDLTGRQDTSRMSTSQRSRDVASLRLHTARQGTRCRPQRPRRTTY; the protein is encoded by the exons GTACGGACATTGCTGCAGCAGAAGAAGTTGCCATCAAGCTTGAATGTGTCAAAACCAAACATCCTCAGCTTCACATCGAGAGCAAAATCTACAAAATGATGCAGGGAGGAG TGGGCATCCCCACCATTAGGTGGTGCGGGGCCGAGGGGGACTACAACGTCATGGTGATGGAGCTGCTGGGGCCCAGCCTAGAGGACCTCTTCAACTTCTGCTCCAGGAAGTTCAGTCTCAAGACAGTTCTGCTGCTTGCCGACCAGATG ATTAGTCGTATTGAATACATTCATTCAAAGAACTTCATCCACCGAGACGTGAAGCCAGACAACTTTCTCATGGGGCTGGGGAAGAAGGGCAACTTGGTCTACATCATCGACTTTGGGCTGGCCAAGAAATACCGGGATGCAAGGACCCACCAGCACATCCCCTACCGGGAAAATAAAAACCTCACAGGGACGGCGCGGTATGCCTCCATCAACACCCACCTCGGCATTG AGCAATCTCGAAGAGATGACTTGGAGTCTTTGGGTTATGTGCTGATGTACTTCAACCTGGGCTCTCTCCCCTGGCAGGGGCTGAAGGCTGCCACCAAGAGGCAGAAGTATGAAAGGATTAGTGAGAAGAAAATGTCCACTCCCATTGAAGTGTTGTGTAAAGGCTACCCTT CTGAATTTGCCACATACCTGAATTTCTGCCGCTCCTTGCGTTTTGATGATAAACCTGACTACTCATATCTGAGGCAGCTCTTCAGGAACTTGTTCCATCGCCAAGGCTTCTCCTATGACTATGTGTTTGACTGGAACATGCTGAAGTTT GGCGCCAGCCGGGCTGCGGATGATACTGAGCGAGAACGGCGGGATCGAGAGGAGCGGCTGAGACACTCCCGGAACCCAGCCACCCGTGGCCTCCCTTCCACGGCCTCCGGCCGTCTGCGGGGCACCCAGGAAGTGGCTCCCCCCACACCTCTCACCCCTACCTCACACACGG ctAACACCTCTCCTAGGCCCGTCTCTGGCATGGAAAGGGAGCGGAAAGTGAGTATGCGGCTGCACCGTGGGGCCCCCGTCAACATCTCCTCATCTGATCTCACGGGCCGACAAGATACCTCTCGCATGTCCACCTCACAG AGGAGCAGGGATGTGGCGTCTCTCCGGTTGCACACTGCCCGTCAGGGCACCCGCTGCCGTCCCCAGCGCCCACGACGCACCACCTACTGA
- the CSNK1D gene encoding casein kinase I isoform X2, translating to MELRVGNRYRLGRKIGSGSFGDIYLGTDIAAAEEVAIKLECVKTKHPQLHIESKIYKMMQGGVGIPTIRWCGAEGDYNVMVMELLGPSLEDLFNFCSRKFSLKTVLLLADQMISRIEYIHSKNFIHRDVKPDNFLMGLGKKGNLVYIIDFGLAKKYRDARTHQHIPYRENKNLTGTARYASINTHLGIEQSRRDDLESLGYVLMYFNLGSLPWQGLKAATKRQKYERISEKKMSTPIEVLCKGYPSEFATYLNFCRSLRFDDKPDYSYLRQLFRNLFHRQGFSYDYVFDWNMLKFGASRAADDTERERRDREERLRHSRNPATRGLPSTASGRLRGTQEVAPPTPLTPTSHTANTSPRPVSGMERERKVSMRLHRGAPVNISSSDLTGRQDTSRMSTSQIPGRVASSGLQSVVHR from the exons GTACGGACATTGCTGCAGCAGAAGAAGTTGCCATCAAGCTTGAATGTGTCAAAACCAAACATCCTCAGCTTCACATCGAGAGCAAAATCTACAAAATGATGCAGGGAGGAG TGGGCATCCCCACCATTAGGTGGTGCGGGGCCGAGGGGGACTACAACGTCATGGTGATGGAGCTGCTGGGGCCCAGCCTAGAGGACCTCTTCAACTTCTGCTCCAGGAAGTTCAGTCTCAAGACAGTTCTGCTGCTTGCCGACCAGATG ATTAGTCGTATTGAATACATTCATTCAAAGAACTTCATCCACCGAGACGTGAAGCCAGACAACTTTCTCATGGGGCTGGGGAAGAAGGGCAACTTGGTCTACATCATCGACTTTGGGCTGGCCAAGAAATACCGGGATGCAAGGACCCACCAGCACATCCCCTACCGGGAAAATAAAAACCTCACAGGGACGGCGCGGTATGCCTCCATCAACACCCACCTCGGCATTG AGCAATCTCGAAGAGATGACTTGGAGTCTTTGGGTTATGTGCTGATGTACTTCAACCTGGGCTCTCTCCCCTGGCAGGGGCTGAAGGCTGCCACCAAGAGGCAGAAGTATGAAAGGATTAGTGAGAAGAAAATGTCCACTCCCATTGAAGTGTTGTGTAAAGGCTACCCTT CTGAATTTGCCACATACCTGAATTTCTGCCGCTCCTTGCGTTTTGATGATAAACCTGACTACTCATATCTGAGGCAGCTCTTCAGGAACTTGTTCCATCGCCAAGGCTTCTCCTATGACTATGTGTTTGACTGGAACATGCTGAAGTTT GGCGCCAGCCGGGCTGCGGATGATACTGAGCGAGAACGGCGGGATCGAGAGGAGCGGCTGAGACACTCCCGGAACCCAGCCACCCGTGGCCTCCCTTCCACGGCCTCCGGCCGTCTGCGGGGCACCCAGGAAGTGGCTCCCCCCACACCTCTCACCCCTACCTCACACACGG ctAACACCTCTCCTAGGCCCGTCTCTGGCATGGAAAGGGAGCGGAAAGTGAGTATGCGGCTGCACCGTGGGGCCCCCGTCAACATCTCCTCATCTGATCTCACGGGCCGACAAGATACCTCTCGCATGTCCACCTCACAG ATTCCCGGTCGGGTGGCTTCCAGTGGTCTTCAGTCTGTCGTGCACCGATGA
- the CSNK1D gene encoding casein kinase I isoform X3: MELRVGNRYRLGRKIGSGSFGDIYLGTDIAAAEEVAIKLECVKTKHPQLHIESKIYKMMQGGVGIPTIRWCGAEGDYNVMVMELLGPSLEDLFNFCSRKFSLKTVLLLADQMISRIEYIHSKNFIHRDVKPDNFLMGLGKKGNLVYIIDFGLAKKYRDARTHQHIPYRENKNLTGTARYASINTHLGIEQSRRDDLESLGYVLMYFNLGSLPWQGLKAATKRQKYERISEKKMSTPIEVLCKGYPSEFATYLNFCRSLRFDDKPDYSYLRQLFRNLFHRQGFSYDYVFDWNMLKFGASRAADDTERERRDREERLRHSRNPATRGLPSTASGRLRGTQEVAPPTPLTPTSHTANTSPRPVSGMERERKVSMRLHRGAPVNISSSDLTGRQDTSRMSTSQNSIPFEHHGK; this comes from the exons GTACGGACATTGCTGCAGCAGAAGAAGTTGCCATCAAGCTTGAATGTGTCAAAACCAAACATCCTCAGCTTCACATCGAGAGCAAAATCTACAAAATGATGCAGGGAGGAG TGGGCATCCCCACCATTAGGTGGTGCGGGGCCGAGGGGGACTACAACGTCATGGTGATGGAGCTGCTGGGGCCCAGCCTAGAGGACCTCTTCAACTTCTGCTCCAGGAAGTTCAGTCTCAAGACAGTTCTGCTGCTTGCCGACCAGATG ATTAGTCGTATTGAATACATTCATTCAAAGAACTTCATCCACCGAGACGTGAAGCCAGACAACTTTCTCATGGGGCTGGGGAAGAAGGGCAACTTGGTCTACATCATCGACTTTGGGCTGGCCAAGAAATACCGGGATGCAAGGACCCACCAGCACATCCCCTACCGGGAAAATAAAAACCTCACAGGGACGGCGCGGTATGCCTCCATCAACACCCACCTCGGCATTG AGCAATCTCGAAGAGATGACTTGGAGTCTTTGGGTTATGTGCTGATGTACTTCAACCTGGGCTCTCTCCCCTGGCAGGGGCTGAAGGCTGCCACCAAGAGGCAGAAGTATGAAAGGATTAGTGAGAAGAAAATGTCCACTCCCATTGAAGTGTTGTGTAAAGGCTACCCTT CTGAATTTGCCACATACCTGAATTTCTGCCGCTCCTTGCGTTTTGATGATAAACCTGACTACTCATATCTGAGGCAGCTCTTCAGGAACTTGTTCCATCGCCAAGGCTTCTCCTATGACTATGTGTTTGACTGGAACATGCTGAAGTTT GGCGCCAGCCGGGCTGCGGATGATACTGAGCGAGAACGGCGGGATCGAGAGGAGCGGCTGAGACACTCCCGGAACCCAGCCACCCGTGGCCTCCCTTCCACGGCCTCCGGCCGTCTGCGGGGCACCCAGGAAGTGGCTCCCCCCACACCTCTCACCCCTACCTCACACACGG ctAACACCTCTCCTAGGCCCGTCTCTGGCATGGAAAGGGAGCGGAAAGTGAGTATGCGGCTGCACCGTGGGGCCCCCGTCAACATCTCCTCATCTGATCTCACGGGCCGACAAGATACCTCTCGCATGTCCACCTCACAG AATAGCATTCCTTTCGAACACCACGGCAAGTAG